In Gossypium hirsutum isolate 1008001.06 chromosome D01, Gossypium_hirsutum_v2.1, whole genome shotgun sequence, the genomic window atgagtatttattgtttacatgtaacttactaagctattagtagcttactcatttcttcctttcctttgttttatagtgttttgagCTTGCTCGAATTGGGGATCGTCAGAGcttgtatcacactatcaacagacatCTCAGTATTATGTGATTTCAAAACGTGTAAAGTTATGGCATGTGTAAAAACTTATTCATTttttagtatgttcatatgatatagCTAAAGATTAGCTATCAAAATGGTAAATtgagaacatgttttggtgttatgtacgtttaaatggtagttaatacaaggaaactataaaagagtaaaaatttgcaaagaAGCAGTTTTTTGGAccgcagcagtgacgtgaatttgaaaaaccaccaaaaatagtagaaatggaattagagagtgaatgatataaagaattaaagcttatcaagtcgatttttacatgaaagaaatggtgcaggcaaaggaattttatattttgagatatttgaattttagtgagacagggtcaaaatgttttttttaagtactctgttctgactttagaaatttattaaaaattgtagaaaaagaattatgagttataatttatatgtatagattccttaggCCCCGTTCTCCTCTGCTTTTTAAACGGGTTTTTGCAACAAAAAGTGTTTTTCTCTTAAAAGCAAAGAAGAACGGCCATCGTTTCAAAATTTTTTCCACCATCAGAGAAGTGCTTTTTGGCTGATGGAGAAGTTAAAAATTTCTCCATTTCTTCAGCCAAAAGTCCGTTTGGCTGATAATTTCCCATTTTAACCTGCCTTCTCCCCCaaaaaagtttcttttctctGGTTCTTTAGAGGAGCTCTATACCcattttttcacattttcactttcaaaattttGGCTTACTACTTTCGATTAgaattttcagggaaaattctgGATTACTACTTTGCTTTGCTCTACTCAGCGGTTGTGGTTTGGGGATTGAGAATCGagataaaagaaatggagaagggaaaCAGGCAAGTAGTTGTTTCAGCATTGCAATTCGCTTGCACCGACGATGTGCCCACCAATCTCGCCACTGCCgaaaggtttcttttttttttactcctCCTATTACTTCCCATTTGATTAGATTTTCTGGGTCTTTCATTAATTTCGAATTGTATTATCTGATCAAACCTATATTCTGGATTTGCTTTGCTACTCTTCCACTTTCATCTGTTAAAAAGTCTCTTCATATTGGTTTTGTGGTTTCTTTTAGTTAATTCTTCCTTTAGTCTTTATTTGATTGAGATTTGGAACTGTGGTGTAAATTGTTTGTTTGATTCTTATATGAGAGTGAGCCTATTTACTATGTGGTGAGGAACcgataaaagaaaaacaaaggataTAGAGACTGTTCATGGTTAtaaattgttttcaaaattaatttggtTTCATTGGAACTGTTCAAGTTCGAACTTTTGGGCATTTTCTGCAGTTGTTCATTGGAGACACTAAGTACATTGAAGTTTGCACAGCGGGCTAAATTTATTAAGAACAATGTATGAGATCTTTGCTTAACTACTTTTAATTCAATGCATGGCTTACTCGTCATTCATGTGATTTCCTGAAATCCTATGTTTCATTTTCTGTTCCCAACGGGAACCGATGCTAGCCTTTGAGCCTGTTTAGACTATATAATCTATACTTGTATACTAATAATAAGAGTTTTGTGTTGTGGAACCCATTTAGTTAAAAAGGTAAGAGTGATACCAAGtttttttcatgtatatatatttaaaaatacaactttttgttaaaaaaaatttatttcttttaacctCTTAATCAGTTAGTCAAATTCTAGTTAAtgtatatagtttttaaattttggatgtcATATTTATTGAAAGATTTGAACTAATGTATTGTAGGCAGTGGTAAATGAAGATGCATCTGGAGATGTTGTTGCTATGAGACTGCAAATTCAACAGCTGAAGGTATAATATTGTTAAACTTACGATCATATTTGAAAGTACCTTTAAAGTTATTGTAATACTGTAATAGTAGGCAGTTTGCTCAGTTTCTATTTATCAATATGAGTTTCACTATACTTCTCTGCTGAATCTCCTTTCTATTGAGCAAGCAGTAATTGTATTATGTTTTGCTTTATCTTAACTGAAAAATAAAGGTAcaaataataaatgttaatttacaaaatttcaagCAGCAAGCAGAATCTTCTGTTTTTGTGAGCTGAAGTCATGCCAAAGTTTAAatgattcattttatttatttcatttgcatGGTTCTCATATTCTTTCAGGTTTCTAGTTATCCTTATTATCCAaaattctgtttttcaaaaagaAGTATCTTGTCTACGAGCTTTTGTTAATGGCAAAAGTGAAAATCTGGATAATGAGATAGGAACTTGCTGCTGCACAGCATGAGTTGCAGATCTTGCATGCTCAGATAGGAGCTGTAACATCTGAAAGAGAACAACAAATGAGCAGCCTTACGGATAAAATAGCTAAGATGAAAGCAGAACTGCAAGCAGCTGAGCCTGTTAAGGTAGAGTTGCAGCAGGCACACTCTGATGCTCAGAATTTGGTGCTCTCTTTATGTTATAAGCTGGACATTGTTATAATAGAATGttctttcaattttaaaactGTATGAGCAAAATGAAATAGACTAGGATACTGCAAATGAGTAATCACTTTGATAATAAGTATTATTTAATGAAATCTTCTACATATTCATTAATGTTTTGTCATTGAGTTTAATTGGATTATAGGTTCAATTGTATTTATTGTTCTAGAGGCTACACTAGGTATCAACTTTCGCACGATGACTTGTTTAATTATTGGTTATATTCTTATTTCTTTTAATGCTTGCATGCTCTTGATTACCAATGCTTGCATGCTTTTTGTTTACACATTGTCCAACTTAGAACGGGTGTCGATCTTTATCATAAATGAAAAAGCATCAGTGCAAGAAAAGCATCAGTATTCACACTGTGAagcattaattaaatttttataataatactgTGAAGCATCAgtattcaaatacattttaaaataaaataatacaaatgtgttaaaagcattaattaaaaataaaaaataagttttataataatacaatcttgtcaatatctaattataaatatttattttttatattcaaatatttaaatatagtttatatattctaattaaattttataaataattattattaattacttagaaatatttaaaattaaaattatatattaaaatattaacaataagttataataaattatttttttatatttttgctaaaatatcataatattaactaatttgaacattatttaaatacatatttgttactttataatctcatgtctaaaatggacattttattcttcaaaaacactttttgacagcaatgccaaacactcaaatttctcaaaagcacttctcaaaagcacttctcaaaagcacttctcaaaagcacttctcaaaagcaataAAGAACTGGCCCTTAGTGAGCCTATTTTCTATAGAATCAAACAGaaacaccatatgaagtctgtacactgagataattgatttttagtgagtaGTGGTCAGAATCGTTGGACAGTGAAATCGGAGagtctttaatgaataaactgtactaattggttaaaccaaaatttctgaaaattttatggtaagaagctatatgagtctagtttcaaggaaaatttacggatttaaattttgagtttcgtaactcgagttataattaaattagtgacagtcgcgcaggtggacagttttgttgtgaatagtgaaattaattctaaaagcaattttttatgctccaaactagtaagttaagttagataacgcctcatgctcgactccagctgtaacaccccttacccgtatccgtcaccggaataggatacgaggtattaacagattttactgattttttttaaaactcaatataacccctttataaatatctaatcctccctgcaaattttaaaccgagaccaagccaacacaaccaatccatttcaacatattttcaagatagatttattgtattcataagataatctcatcacatgccaaaaccaaaatttgttagccataccaatggctaaccatacattcattccacattaacatctactttactagcttatacatgccattgattttagAAATAAGTTTCTTTATgtaccgagatcttgaggttgatagtgtgatgcatctccgaccaaatccgacctccgagctcttaacactacaaaacaggggaaaaagaaacaggataagcactttgtgcttagtaagctcatgtaacaagaattatacttacctaatattttccaTACAAtgtaataaacattcatacacccATTCCATACATTATTCCCCTATTATGCACAAACTtaacattcaaattagtccaataatttccatgtatcaataatttatacca contains:
- the LOC107916768 gene encoding kinesin-like protein KIN-12E isoform X1, which gives rise to MEKGNRQVVVSALQFACTDDVPTNLATAESCSLETLSTLKFAQRAKFIKNNAVVNEDASGDVVAMRLQIQQLKKEVSCLRAFVNGKSENLDNEIGTCCCTA
- the LOC107916768 gene encoding kinesin-like protein KIN-12E isoform X2, which codes for MEKGNRQVVVSALQFACTDDVPTNLATAESCSLETLSTLKFAQRAKFIKNNAVVNEDASGDVVAMRLQIQQLKVSSYPYYPKFCFSKRSILSTSFC